In Candidatus Auribacterota bacterium, the following proteins share a genomic window:
- a CDS encoding SGNH/GDSL hydrolase family protein has translation MIKRWSAAVMKGAALEAIIFLVCAVSSSPTAAYDQPPVIPVIDAAMKTRLQAVHAKGQALGNYPDVLSRMGDSITASNLFLTPIGCGDYALAGHTELRSAIAYFGARTDSSWRTSGWCGRVNSFTRMSACAVSGWSAIHALTLPGYCPDRSLTALRCELLLARPAVALIMFGTNDLEHYGADTFRGSLTSIVQECVAGGVIPVLSTIPHRYDSAARAALVIPFNQITIDVATANGVPLWNYWLALEGPGMVNGGISADGIHPNALNGSDSANFGAQGLRYGYNQRNFTALQVLEKVTRVVLLDGQPDPSPTPPVQSLALLMNTTSPPPGSPFAIDVIVQPINQVFNAWAVITGQGGIVYSLTPGRPGALTRGAKPLAKGVQGLRSASTVRLFSLQAIPPGVNGAWTVTAGLVPPTSSPTGIESAIPVYVDQKTLTIGGE, from the coding sequence ATGATAAAGCGGTGGAGTGCCGCCGTGATGAAAGGGGCAGCCCTGGAGGCAATTATTTTTCTCGTGTGCGCAGTGTCTTCATCTCCCACTGCCGCCTATGACCAGCCGCCCGTTATTCCCGTAATCGACGCCGCCATGAAAACCCGGCTACAGGCGGTGCATGCCAAAGGGCAGGCGCTCGGCAACTACCCTGACGTGCTCAGCCGGATGGGCGACAGCATCACCGCATCAAACCTGTTCCTCACGCCGATCGGCTGCGGCGACTACGCCCTCGCCGGCCACACCGAGCTCCGATCCGCGATTGCCTACTTCGGCGCCCGCACCGATTCATCGTGGAGAACCTCAGGCTGGTGCGGAAGGGTGAATTCCTTTACCCGGATGAGCGCGTGCGCGGTGAGCGGCTGGAGCGCCATCCACGCACTCACCCTGCCCGGCTACTGCCCCGACCGCTCTCTTACCGCGCTCAGGTGCGAGCTGCTCCTCGCAAGGCCTGCTGTCGCTCTCATCATGTTTGGCACCAACGACCTCGAGCACTATGGCGCGGATACATTTCGCGGGAGCCTGACCTCCATCGTGCAGGAGTGCGTCGCCGGAGGGGTGATCCCGGTCCTCAGCACCATCCCGCACCGGTATGACAGCGCCGCTCGCGCCGCCCTCGTGATTCCCTTTAACCAGATCACCATCGACGTGGCGACTGCAAACGGGGTCCCGTTGTGGAACTACTGGCTGGCGCTCGAGGGACCGGGCATGGTCAATGGGGGAATCAGCGCAGACGGGATACACCCGAATGCGCTGAACGGCTCCGACTCTGCGAATTTCGGCGCCCAGGGCCTCCGCTATGGGTACAACCAGAGGAACTTCACCGCTCTCCAGGTGCTCGAAAAAGTAACCAGGGTTGTCCTCCTTGACGGGCAGCCCGATCCCTCCCCCACGCCTCCCGTGCAATCCCTCGCGCTCCTGATGAACACGACCTCCCCGCCCCCGGGAAGTCCCTTTGCCATAGACGTAATCGTCCAGCCAATCAATCAGGTATTCAACGCGTGGGCGGTCATCACGGGACAGGGGGGGATAGTGTACTCACTCACCCCGGGCAGGCCGGGCGCGCTCACCAGGGGGGCGAAGCCGCTCGCGAAAGGCGTTCAGGGCCTGAGGAGCGCCTCCACCGTGCGGCTCTTTTCGCTCCAAGCCATCCCACCGGGA